A part of Bombus pascuorum unplaced genomic scaffold, iyBomPasc1.1, whole genome shotgun sequence genomic DNA contains:
- the LOC132915725 gene encoding LOW QUALITY PROTEIN: protein RRP5 homolog (The sequence of the model RefSeq protein was modified relative to this genomic sequence to represent the inferred CDS: inserted 2 bases in 1 codon) — MLHAERIKIEKLQKVRRMKNKGKRNREKPVRDLEKEYSKKMCVEQTGEEKIKLEDTDYDNNKYYEQKPRISPCGFFWDGNPNLSLDKDKESSSDSEDEVEEKPKLRNKKLXVSQREEALANNQLPNSVDQFDRLVLASPDSSIVWLQYMAYHLQATEIEKARAVARRAVKTINFREEKEKSNVWTAWLNLESKFGISESLHDVFREAVTSNDPLKIYSHMLTVHVEAGRQMELEKTINTMIAKFKHIPETWFNCGEGLLKIGLKDRSRHIMQRALQSLPACEHMYITEIKYVNLIARFAIKENKFGDKERAQTLFEQILSSYPKRVDIWSCYIDSLVKSNDIDMARKVLERAVVQTLPPRKMKILFKKFINFEEQHGTREDVTRVQQMAVEYVEKQCTR; from the exons ATGCTACACGccgaaagaataaaaattgaaaagttacaGAAAGTACGAAGGAtgaaaaacaaaggaaaacgaaacagagagaaaCCAGTGAGAGATTTAGAAAAGGAATATTCTAAGAAAATGTGTGTTGAACAAACaggagaagaaaagataaaactgGAAGATACGgattacgataataataagtatTACGAGCAGAAGCCAAGGATATCTCCGTGTGGATTTTTCTGGGACGGCAACCCTAATTTATCTCTCGATAAGGATAAAGAGTCATCCAGCGATAGTGAAGATGAAGTAGAGGAAAAACCAAAActgagaaataagaaatt agtaAGCCAAAGAGAAGAAGCTCTGGCCAACAACCAGTTACCAAATTCTGTGGATCAGTTCGACAGATTAGTTTTAGCTAGTCCAGACAGTTCAATAGTATGGTTACAGTATATGGCATACCATTTACAGGCAACAGAAATAGAGAAAGCAAGAGCAGTTGCGAGAAGAGCggtaaaaacaattaatttcagggaagagaaggaaaaatcaaACGTTTGGACGGCTTGGTTAAATTTAGAATCTAAATTTGGAATTTCTGAATCGTTACATGATGTTTTTCGAGAGGCAGTGACGTCTAACGACCCACTAAAAATCTACAGTCACATGTTGACTGTTCATGTCGAGGCTGGTAGGCAGATGGAATTGGAGAAAACAATCAATACCATGATTGCGAAGTTTAAACATATTCCTGAGACATGGTTTAACTGTGGAGaaggattattaaaaataggtTTGAAGGACAGATCGCGGCATATTATGCAGAGAGCATTGCAATCTTTGCCAGCATGTGAACATATGTacataacagaaataaaat aTGTAAATCTAATTGCTCGGTTTGCAATTAAGGAGAACAAATTTGGGGATAAAGAGAGAGCACAAACTCTGTTTGAGCAAATTCTAAGTTCTTATCCAAAACGGGTGGATATATGGTCTTGTTATATTGATTCCCTAGTGAAATCTAATGATATTGATATGGcaag GAAAGTTCTAGAGAGAGCAGTTGTTCAAACATTACCGCCTAGAAAGATGAAGattctctttaaaaaattcatcaattttGAAGAACAACATGGTACTCGGGAAGACGTGACTCGTGTTCAACAAATGGCTGTAGAATATGTAGAGAAGCAGTGTACAAGATga